One segment of Triticum aestivum cultivar Chinese Spring chromosome 2A, IWGSC CS RefSeq v2.1, whole genome shotgun sequence DNA contains the following:
- the LOC123186535 gene encoding probable alpha-glucosidase Os06g0675700 gives MTIVSSFADLLALLTILICLLHRCGANYEVESVDGSGNLLSAKLTLVGGTTQFGPDVKQLNLTASLETDNQLHVRITDADHQRWEVPQDVIPRPEPALEDVLLHYSGMSNASLPGSSTMSSESSDLTFTIHTAPFRFTVSRRSTGDVLFDTSATLVFKNRYLEVTSALPAKGASLYGLGEQTKRTFRLQQNDTFTIWNEDLERSDLLDINLYSSHPFYMDVRPGGAAHGVLLLNTNGMDIKYGGSYITYKVIGGVLDFYFFAGPSPLAVVDQYTQLIGRPAPMPYWSFGFHQCRYGYKNVADLEGVVAGYAKAKIPLESIWSDIDYMDGYQDFTLDPVNYPAKLLRPFVDRLHNSSQKYVVIIDPAIKKEAAPPQNEAVGLFLQRNGTNYVGRVWPGEVYYPDFMNPRTAEYWARKISEFRRTIPADGLWCDMNEPSNFKAWEPLNEYDDSPYRINNTGIHRNLNNKTVPVSAVHFNGVSEYDAHNLYGLLESRATHDALLKDTARRPFVLSRATFVGSGRYTAHWTGDNAARWDELAHSINTILNSGLFGIPMMGADICGFNGNTTQELCSRWIQLGAFYPFARAHAEKTTVRRELYVWEPTAQSARKALGMRYRMLPYIYTLMFEAHTTGAPIARPLFFSYPQDADTYGVDRQFLLGRGVLVSPVLEAGATTVDAYFPAGRWFSLHDHSPAITLQTGKRVTLPAPADSANVHLAGGNILPLQQPGLTTSATRQSEFHLLVALAENGTARGELFLDDGESPEMGGMGGNWTLVRFSCNTEDSKGIITTTVSSHVVQNSYAPSQTLVIGKVIFMGLPSPPKGFTVYVNGVELKAAGTKSRTNGVFSVSGLSLVIGQQFEIKVVMSH, from the exons ATGACGATCGTCTCATCATTTGCTGATCTTCTCGCACTCCTCACCATCCTCATATGCCTCCTCCACCGTTGTGGCGCCAACTATGAAGTCGAGTCGGTCGACGGGTCAGGGAATTTGCTGTCGGCTAAGCTGACACTTGTAGGCGGGACGACACAGTTCGGGCCTGATGTCAAGCAGCTCAACCTGACTGCAAG CCTAGAGACGGACAACCAGCTCCACGTGCGCATCACCGACGCCGACCATCAGCGGTGGGAGGTCCCCCAGGACGTCATCCCACGCCCAGAGCCGGCGCTGGAGGACGTCTTGCTACATTACTCGGGCATGAGCAATGCTTCCTTGCCCGGCAGCAGCACCATGTCCAGCGAGTCTTCAGACCTGACCTTCACCATCCACACCGCCCCGTTCCGCTTCACCGTCTCCCGCCGCTCCACCGGCGACGTCCTCTTCGACACCTCCGCCACACTCGTCTTCAAGAACCG GTACTTGGAGGTGACGTCGGCGCTGCCAGCCAAGGGGGCATCTTTGTACGGGCTGGGCGAGCAGACAAAACGGACATTCCGGCTCCAACAGAACGACACGTTCACGATCTGGAACGAGGACCTGGAGAGGTCGGACCTACTGGACATCAACCTCTACAGCTCGCACCCATTCTACATGGACGTGCGCCCCGGCGGCGCTGCCCACGGCGTGCTGCTCCTCAACACCAACGGGATGGACATAAAGTACGGCGGGTCCTACATCACCTACAAGGTGATCGGCGGCGTGCTCGACTTCTACTTCTTCGCCGGGCCCTCCCCGCTCGCCGTCGTCGACCAGTACACCCAGCTCATCGGCCGCCCTGCCCCCATGCCGTACTGGTCATTCG GGTTCCACCAATGCAGGTATGGCTACAAGAATGTGGCTGACCTGGAGGGCGTGGTCGCGGGCTATGCCAAGGCCAAGATTCCATTAGAGTCGATTTGGTCGGACATCGACTACATGGACGGCTACCAGGACTTCACACTGGATCCGGTGAACTACCCGGCGAAACTGCTCCGGCCGTTTGTCGACCGGCTCCACAATAGCAGCCAGAAATACGTGGTCATCATTGATCCGGCGATCAAAAAAGAAGCAGCACCTCCTCAAAATGAGGCCGTGGGTTTGTTCCTCCAGCGAAACGGCACCAACTATGTCGGCCGGGTGTGGCCAGGCGAGGTCTACTACCCGGACTTCATGAACCCACGCACTGCTGAGTACTGGGCGCGGAAGATCTCTGAGTTCCGTCGAACCATCCCCGCTGACGGGCTGTGGTGCGACATGAACGAGCCCTCCAACTTCAAGGCCTGGGAGCCGCTCAACGAGTACGACGACTCGCCCTACCGCATCAACAACACCGGCATTCACCGCAACCTTAATAACAAGACCGTGCCCGTCTCCGCGGTGCACTTCAATGGTGTGTCGGAGTACGATGCGCACAACCTCTACGGCCTCCTCGAGTCGCGGGCCACGCATGATGCTCTTCTCAAGGACACGGCACGCCGCCCCTTCGTGCTCAGTCGCGCCACGTTCGTCGGCTCGGGGCGCTACACCGCGCACTGGACCGGCGACAATGCCGCACGGTGGGACGAACTCGCGCACTCCATCAACACCATCCTCAACTCTGGCCTTTTCGGCATCCCCATGATGGGCGCCGATATCTGTGGGTTCAACGGCAACACGACTCAGGAGCTCTGCAGCCGCTGGATTCAGCTTGGTGCATTCTACCCGTTCGCGAGGGCTCACGCAGAGAAGACAACCGTCCGGCGAGAGCTCTATGTGTGGGAGCCAACGGCACAATCAGCGAGGAAGGCGTTGGGGATGCGGTACCGGATGCTCCCCTACATCTACACGCTCATGTTTGAGGCGCACACAACGGGGGCACCCATAGCGCGCCCGCTCTTCTTCTCCTACCCTCAGGATGCCGACACCTACGGCGTGGACAGGCAGTTCCTGCTAGGCCGTGGCGTGCTTGTCTCACCGGTGTTGGAGGCGGGCGCCACCACCGTGGACGCCTATTTCCCGGCCGGCCGGTGGTTTAGTCTTCACGACCACTCCCCCGCCATCACCTTGCAGACCGGCAAGCGCGTGACGCTCCCGGCGCCAGCGGACTCGGCAAACGTGCACCTTGCCGGCGGCAACATACTACCACTGCAGCAGCCGGGCCTCACCACGTCCGCCACACGCCAAAGCGAGTTCCACCTCCTTGTGGCGCTCGCGGAGAACGGCACCGCCAGGGGTGAGCTGTTCTTGGATGACGGGGAGTCGCCAGAGATGGGCGGGATGGGAGGCAACTGGACCCTGGTGAGATTTAGCTGCAACACGGAGGATAGCAAGGGCATCATCACGACCACGGTGAGTTCCCATGTGGTGCAGAACTCGTACGCACCGAGCCAGACTCTGGTCATCGGCAAGGTGATCTTCATGGGGCTCCCGTCGCCACCAAAGGGGTTCACCGTCTATGTAAACGGCGTTGAGCTCAAGGCAGCCGGCACCAAGTCCCGGACGAATGGAGTGTTCAGTGTCAGTGGGCTGTCGCTGGTCATCGGACAGCAGTTCGAGATCAAGGTCGTCATGTCCCATTAA